One Acetobacter ghanensis DNA window includes the following coding sequences:
- a CDS encoding Tim44/TimA family putative adaptor protein: MDFSLDHFPVDLVLLALVAAFLALRLRSVLGKRVGIQPPTMPMPPRAEVAPRAVESKVEPTGPAVEYDVPAPGTRVGQLLADIHQQDATFNPQQFLMSVQTVFTQIVGAYAQGNRDVLKTYLTPAVYASFDAAITAREAAGHKQRTDIQALRSLAIEDVRLTQLDVGVGAAVDVRIVSDQISLVEDQDGQPVTGTDAVTEFSDLWTLERLLGVSGSGWRLAAARSA, encoded by the coding sequence ATGGATTTTTCTCTCGACCACTTTCCGGTCGATCTGGTTCTTCTGGCTTTGGTAGCCGCTTTTCTGGCTCTGCGGTTGCGGAGTGTTCTGGGTAAGCGCGTTGGTATTCAGCCCCCCACCATGCCGATGCCCCCCCGTGCGGAAGTTGCCCCGCGTGCGGTGGAAAGCAAGGTTGAACCCACAGGTCCCGCAGTTGAGTACGATGTGCCCGCTCCCGGCACCCGTGTTGGCCAGTTGCTGGCTGACATCCATCAGCAGGATGCAACCTTTAACCCGCAGCAGTTCCTGATGAGTGTGCAGACCGTGTTTACCCAGATTGTTGGTGCGTATGCACAGGGGAACCGGGATGTGCTCAAAACCTACCTGACCCCCGCAGTTTATGCCTCGTTCGATGCCGCCATAACGGCGCGGGAAGCCGCAGGACATAAGCAGCGGACCGATATTCAGGCTCTGCGCTCACTGGCTATTGAGGATGTGCGCCTGACCCAGCTGGATGTTGGTGTGGGTGCTGCCGTGGATGTGCGTATTGTGTCCGACCAGATCAGCCTTGTGGAAGATCAGGATGGGCAGCCAGTGACTGGAACAGATGCCGTAACCGAGTTTTCCGATTTGTGGACGCTGGAACGCCTGCTGGGTGTAAGTGGCAGTGGCTGGCGCCTTGCGGCGGCACGTAGTGCGTGA
- a CDS encoding MarC family protein, giving the protein MSVHLPEILLSGNVIRTAASSFLLAFPALFSIVNPFGAALIFAQASAGRSQQEIMALARLVSFYSFMLVIVSLWLGSIVLAFFGITVNALRVAGGLVVAVRAWALLQSPEIVEAQKEKQALQGGRTVMAPNWADSAFFPLAMPFTVGPGTIAVAIALGSGCPSGQSFWAYTVGTTIAAICVVLIVWAAYSSSEKLVSMLGVTGTRIVSRLAALVLLCIGVQILAAGVQGFATDMWHNLLKGEHH; this is encoded by the coding sequence ATGTCGGTTCATCTCCCCGAAATTCTGCTAAGCGGTAATGTTATCAGAACTGCGGCTTCTTCCTTTCTGCTCGCGTTTCCTGCTCTTTTTTCCATCGTAAACCCGTTTGGCGCAGCGCTTATTTTTGCGCAGGCTTCTGCTGGTCGTTCCCAGCAGGAGATTATGGCGCTGGCGCGACTGGTTTCGTTTTACTCTTTTATGCTGGTCATTGTTTCGCTCTGGCTGGGGAGCATTGTACTGGCGTTTTTTGGCATAACCGTGAATGCCCTGCGTGTGGCGGGTGGTCTGGTTGTGGCCGTACGGGCTTGGGCTTTGCTGCAAAGCCCCGAAATTGTGGAAGCGCAGAAGGAAAAGCAGGCGCTACAGGGCGGGCGCACGGTTATGGCGCCCAACTGGGCGGATTCTGCATTTTTTCCGCTGGCCATGCCGTTTACTGTGGGACCGGGCACCATTGCGGTCGCCATTGCCCTCGGCTCTGGCTGTCCGTCGGGCCAGTCTTTTTGGGCCTATACGGTTGGCACAACAATTGCAGCCATTTGCGTGGTGCTTATTGTTTGGGCCGCTTATTCCAGTTCCGAAAAACTAGTGTCCATGCTGGGGGTTACCGGTACGCGCATTGTCAGCCGGTTGGCGGCTCTGGTTCTGCTGTGCATCGGGGTGCAGATTCTGGCAGCGGGCGTGCAAGGGTTTGCAACGGATATGTGGCACAACCTGCTTAAAGGTGAGCACCACTAA
- a CDS encoding acetyl-CoA carboxylase carboxyltransferase subunit alpha: MRQFLDFEKPVAELENKIDELRQMTDPEGVNIEEETARLSEKAEKHLRTIYAKLTPWQKVQVARHAQRPHTQDYIGRLITDFTPLAGDRLFGDDKAIIGGIGRFDGMPVVVIGTERGSDLETRLQHNFGMARPEGYRKAQRLMKMAGQFKLPILTFIDTAGAWPGIDAEQRGQAEAIARSIATCFDAPVPLVATVIGEGGSGGAVALGAGDRVLMLEHAIYSVISPEACASILWRDPKQASTAAETLRLTAQDLKRLGLIDQIIPEPVGGAQRDPAAAMDAVGGALAATLKELLPLTPEQLKELRREKFLAMGREALH, encoded by the coding sequence ATGCGTCAGTTCCTGGATTTTGAAAAGCCCGTCGCCGAACTTGAGAACAAGATCGACGAACTGCGGCAGATGACCGACCCCGAAGGGGTCAACATTGAAGAAGAAACGGCCCGCCTTTCTGAAAAGGCGGAAAAGCACCTGCGCACGATCTACGCCAAGCTTACGCCATGGCAGAAAGTGCAGGTGGCCCGTCATGCCCAGCGTCCGCATACGCAGGACTATATTGGTCGGCTCATAACGGATTTTACGCCGTTGGCAGGTGACCGGCTGTTTGGTGATGACAAGGCCATTATTGGTGGTATTGGCCGTTTTGACGGTATGCCCGTTGTTGTGATCGGGACCGAGCGTGGCTCGGACCTTGAAACACGGCTGCAGCATAACTTTGGCATGGCCCGGCCAGAAGGCTACCGCAAAGCCCAGCGGCTGATGAAGATGGCTGGCCAGTTCAAGCTGCCGATTCTCACCTTTATCGACACCGCAGGCGCATGGCCGGGGATTGATGCCGAGCAGCGTGGGCAGGCCGAGGCCATTGCCCGCTCTATTGCCACCTGTTTTGACGCACCCGTTCCGCTGGTTGCCACCGTTATTGGCGAAGGTGGGTCAGGTGGGGCTGTGGCTCTGGGCGCGGGTGACCGGGTGCTCATGCTCGAGCACGCTATTTATTCCGTTATTTCGCCCGAAGCCTGTGCGTCCATTCTGTGGCGTGACCCCAAACAGGCCAGCACAGCGGCGGAAACTCTCCGTCTGACGGCGCAGGATCTTAAGCGTCTGGGGCTGATCGACCAGATTATTCCCGAGCCTGTGGGTGGCGCACAGCGTGACCCGGCTGCTGCAATGGACGCTGTGGGTGGCGCACTGGCGGCAACCCTCAAGGAACTGCTGCCTCTGACGCCAGAACAGTTGAAGGAACTGCGGCGCGAGAAGTTTCTGGCAATGGGGCGCGAAGCCCTGCACTGA
- a CDS encoding competence/damage-inducible protein A — MRRTSALILIGNEILSGRTRDDNIQFLALRLGELGIPLVEIRVIPDIRETIVNTVTELRARFDEVFTTGGIGPTHDDITSPCVAEAFGVPWEIHPPTFTLLEDRFGRENFNPARQRMAKLPKGATPIANPVSIAPGFTIGNVHVLAGVPRIMRAMFEELAPTLQKGAPVFSRTWHTTSLYEGALADGLEAIQDRFPDLDLGSYPFHREDGRHGVALVAKGQDVQHVNEAAQAIHDLLKEKGGSPVEGEPPV; from the coding sequence ATGCGCCGCACCTCCGCACTCATCCTTATTGGTAACGAAATCCTTTCTGGCCGCACACGGGACGACAACATCCAGTTTTTAGCACTCCGACTGGGAGAACTGGGGATTCCGCTGGTTGAAATCCGCGTTATTCCCGATATCCGAGAGACCATCGTCAACACGGTCACAGAACTGCGGGCCCGCTTTGATGAAGTGTTTACGACCGGCGGTATTGGCCCCACGCATGATGACATCACATCCCCCTGCGTGGCCGAAGCCTTTGGCGTACCGTGGGAAATTCATCCGCCCACATTTACCCTGCTGGAAGACCGCTTTGGGCGGGAAAACTTTAACCCGGCCCGCCAGCGCATGGCCAAACTGCCAAAAGGGGCAACCCCCATTGCCAACCCCGTATCCATTGCGCCGGGCTTTACCATAGGCAACGTGCATGTGCTGGCAGGGGTGCCACGCATTATGCGCGCCATGTTTGAGGAACTGGCCCCAACATTACAAAAAGGGGCGCCCGTTTTTTCGCGCACATGGCACACCACATCGCTCTATGAGGGGGCACTGGCCGATGGGCTGGAGGCCATTCAGGACCGCTTTCCAGACCTCGACCTTGGCTCCTACCCCTTCCACCGCGAGGACGGTCGCCACGGCGTAGCGCTTGTTGCCAAGGGGCAGGATGTTCAGCACGTTAACGAGGCGGCTCAGGCTATTCATGACCTGTTAAAAGAAAAAGGCGGCTCACCCGTGGAAGGTGAACCGCCCGTCTGA
- a CDS encoding lysine--tRNA ligase: protein MSDSQTAPASDLPRAWPFEEARKLADHVATRSSNGADERPALLETGYGPSGLPHIGTFGEVARTSWVRQAYTALTGRPSRLLAFSDDMDALRKVPDNVPQRDMLQKYIGQPLSRVPDPFGTHESFAAHNNARLCAFLDSFGFEYEFASSTQYYTSGRFDAALRRVLEVHDEILAVILPTLGPDRRATYSPVLPLHPHTGEVMQVKMDAIDAAAGTVRWTDPATGEVFETPVTGGHAKMQWKADWAMRWYALGVDYEMSGKDLIDSVRLSGRICKILGGTPPAGLTYELFLDEQGQKISKSKGNGLSVEEWLRYAPPESLGQFMFNQPQRAKRLYFDVIPKTADDYLTHADKARALQAENPTGNDLRANPAWFIHKGTVPANAGSPVPFGMLLNLASVANADTPEVLWGFIRRYDAAVSPETHPMLANLVKHAIAYYADFVRPAKTFRAPTDKERAALVDLAETLRGFEGEPADASALQNLVFEIGKRHAFEPLRSWFGCLYEVLLGQKEGPRFGGFVALYGVPETIALIDAALLREAQA from the coding sequence ATGTCAGATAGCCAAACAGCACCCGCTTCCGATCTTCCGCGCGCGTGGCCTTTTGAAGAGGCACGCAAACTGGCCGATCATGTTGCAACTCGTAGCAGCAACGGCGCCGATGAGCGTCCGGCTCTGCTGGAAACCGGGTATGGTCCCTCGGGCCTGCCCCATATTGGCACCTTTGGTGAGGTGGCCCGTACATCATGGGTGCGTCAGGCCTACACGGCGCTGACTGGCCGCCCCTCGCGCCTGCTGGCTTTTTCGGATGATATGGACGCGCTGCGCAAGGTGCCGGACAATGTGCCCCAGCGCGACATGCTGCAAAAGTATATTGGGCAGCCCCTCTCCCGCGTGCCGGACCCATTTGGTACCCACGAGTCGTTTGCTGCGCATAACAACGCCAGACTGTGCGCTTTTCTCGACAGTTTTGGGTTTGAATACGAATTTGCCTCGTCCACCCAGTATTATACCTCCGGGCGGTTTGATGCCGCACTTAGGCGCGTGCTGGAAGTGCATGACGAGATTCTGGCGGTTATTCTGCCAACTCTGGGGCCAGACCGCCGGGCAACGTATTCCCCGGTCCTACCGCTGCACCCGCATACGGGTGAAGTCATGCAGGTTAAAATGGACGCCATTGATGCCGCAGCCGGTACCGTACGCTGGACCGACCCTGCAACGGGTGAGGTGTTTGAAACACCGGTAACCGGTGGCCATGCCAAAATGCAGTGGAAGGCCGACTGGGCCATGCGTTGGTATGCGCTGGGCGTTGATTACGAAATGTCGGGCAAGGACCTGATCGACAGTGTGCGTTTGTCTGGCCGGATTTGCAAAATTCTGGGCGGCACCCCGCCAGCAGGTCTGACATACGAGCTGTTTTTGGATGAGCAGGGGCAGAAAATCTCCAAGTCCAAGGGCAATGGTCTTTCGGTTGAGGAGTGGCTGCGTTACGCCCCGCCCGAAAGTCTGGGCCAGTTCATGTTCAACCAGCCCCAACGCGCCAAGCGGCTCTATTTTGATGTGATCCCCAAAACGGCGGATGACTATCTGACCCACGCGGACAAGGCGCGTGCGTTGCAGGCAGAAAACCCGACGGGGAATGACCTGCGGGCAAACCCCGCGTGGTTTATTCACAAAGGGACCGTGCCCGCTAACGCAGGTAGCCCCGTGCCGTTTGGGATGCTGCTCAATCTGGCCAGTGTGGCCAATGCGGACACGCCAGAAGTGCTGTGGGGCTTTATCCGCCGGTACGATGCTGCCGTCTCGCCCGAAACGCACCCCATGCTGGCCAATCTGGTCAAACATGCCATTGCCTATTACGCGGACTTCGTCCGTCCGGCCAAAACCTTCCGTGCCCCGACGGACAAAGAGCGCGCGGCACTGGTGGATCTGGCGGAAACCCTGCGGGGTTTTGAAGGCGAGCCTGCCGATGCTTCAGCTTTGCAGAATCTTGTCTTTGAAATTGGCAAGAGACATGCGTTTGAACCGCTGAGAAGCTGGTTTGGCTGCCTGTACGAGGTCCTGCTTGGGCAAAAAGAGGGGCCACGTTTTGGTGGGTTTGTCGCGCTGTACGGTGTGCCCGAAACCATTGCCCTTATTGATGCCGCCCTCCTGCGGGAAGCGCAGGCTTAA
- the secB gene encoding protein-export chaperone SecB — MSDTAQSVPPALPLAINLQYTRDLSFEVPVGAEIFATLRAQPQIGVNIDVQANRLQDDQMIYEVTLSIKAEAKEAPETENGPAGRTVFLTELVYAAVVTLTNPPAELVEPILLVEVPRLIFPFARNIISDVTRDGGFPPIVLQPIDFVALWQARRAEFPEAAGHA; from the coding sequence ATGTCCGATACTGCCCAGTCCGTTCCGCCCGCCCTGCCACTGGCCATTAACCTCCAGTACACGCGCGATCTTTCCTTTGAAGTGCCCGTTGGGGCAGAAATTTTTGCCACCCTGCGTGCCCAGCCCCAGATCGGTGTGAACATTGATGTGCAGGCCAACCGCCTGCAGGATGACCAGATGATTTACGAGGTCACCCTGAGCATCAAGGCTGAAGCCAAGGAAGCCCCGGAAACGGAAAACGGCCCCGCTGGACGCACCGTCTTCCTGACGGAGCTGGTCTATGCTGCGGTTGTAACCCTGACCAACCCGCCCGCCGAACTGGTGGAGCCGATCCTGCTGGTTGAAGTCCCCCGTCTGATCTTCCCCTTCGCACGCAACATCATCAGCGATGTTACGCGGGACGGCGGCTTCCCCCCCATCGTGTTGCAGCCGATCGACTTTGTGGCTCTGTGGCAGGCCCGCCGCGCTGAATTCCCCGAAGCAGCAGGCCACGCATAA
- a CDS encoding lysylphosphatidylglycerol synthase domain-containing protein, with amino-acid sequence MTQKVQSSSPQPDLHAGETGWKKRLKHLPHLVGLLLMVAAIVVVLHEVRHLKMADIRQAMEAIPAIQLWAAVGCTLLSYFILSFYDRLAVIQVGYDQLPFRRAAFAAFCSYVLSHNLGFSAVSGAAVRYRLYRNWGVNAFAITQIIAFCSATYLLGAAVLIGAVLILEPAVLPGIGNRVPQAVLAFVGGLLWLAVAGYIGLAFRVREFRFRKWVIELPTPRMAIMQTLVAAAEVAATASIAFVLLPKGCGVDFGSFLAIYIASYTAGLVASVPGGLGVFDGAMLLALGPYMPAPQILGMVLIFRLFYYIIPLFLAGIMFAGHELFLRGDAALAKKKNRNKTVDAQVVRRRPSQVVRESEAAFSVAVATGTVSLCGVLLLCLVLMEPVPKFSMLPDTFAGLVHMGGNYLLSLMGVALISLAIGLSQRVTLAWRGALGLLLLATVMTFLRGNTIFVPFMLGLSALFIAPFRNCYYRRAKLLSEPLSFSNLLCLLLLFGCVIALATRHAGMGSWWQLMLSSPAHGAVRWTVALAVLLALVVLARLMWPARIPIQIWTEDEAKHYGTLEHALPDIASMKPEGFVEGEAGEAVIPFICRDNVLIGLGDPAGEEDDSISAIWRLRDLALQQGLRLAFWHVGDSFVRIYNDIGLNVWPLEDGSNANLCYPPGDIALVSRFVKTYKDSRDVTNVPL; translated from the coding sequence ATGACGCAGAAGGTTCAGTCCTCCAGCCCGCAGCCTGACCTCCATGCAGGAGAAACCGGGTGGAAAAAACGGCTGAAGCACCTGCCTCATCTGGTCGGACTGCTGCTCATGGTCGCCGCCATTGTTGTGGTGCTGCACGAAGTGCGACATCTGAAAATGGCGGATATCCGGCAGGCCATGGAGGCTATTCCTGCTATTCAGTTATGGGCTGCCGTGGGTTGTACCCTGCTGTCCTACTTCATTCTCTCTTTTTACGACCGGCTGGCCGTCATACAGGTCGGTTATGACCAGTTGCCATTCCGCCGGGCTGCTTTTGCGGCCTTCTGCTCGTATGTGTTGTCGCATAATCTGGGGTTTTCCGCCGTTTCTGGTGCCGCGGTCAGGTATAGGCTGTACCGGAACTGGGGCGTAAACGCCTTTGCCATTACCCAGATCATAGCCTTCTGCTCCGCGACCTATTTGCTGGGTGCAGCGGTGCTGATTGGCGCCGTGCTTATTCTGGAACCTGCTGTTCTGCCGGGTATTGGCAACCGCGTGCCGCAAGCGGTGCTGGCCTTTGTGGGGGGACTGTTGTGGCTGGCGGTGGCCGGGTATATCGGGCTGGCATTCCGGGTGCGGGAGTTCCGCTTTCGGAAATGGGTGATCGAACTGCCCACTCCCCGTATGGCCATCATGCAAACCTTGGTGGCAGCGGCAGAGGTGGCCGCAACCGCCAGCATAGCCTTTGTGCTGCTGCCCAAAGGATGCGGGGTGGATTTCGGCTCTTTTCTGGCCATCTATATTGCGTCGTACACGGCAGGGCTGGTTGCCAGCGTACCCGGTGGGCTTGGTGTGTTTGATGGTGCCATGCTGTTAGCCCTTGGTCCCTATATGCCCGCCCCACAGATTTTGGGCATGGTGCTGATCTTCCGGCTTTTTTATTACATCATCCCGCTCTTTCTGGCGGGGATCATGTTTGCCGGGCATGAGCTTTTCCTGCGTGGGGATGCGGCTCTCGCTAAAAAGAAAAACCGTAACAAGACTGTGGATGCGCAGGTTGTACGTCGCAGGCCCAGCCAGGTTGTGCGCGAGAGCGAAGCGGCTTTTTCCGTTGCCGTGGCAACAGGAACGGTCTCGCTTTGTGGGGTGCTGCTGCTCTGCCTTGTGCTGATGGAGCCTGTGCCCAAATTCTCCATGCTGCCCGATACGTTCGCCGGGTTAGTGCATATGGGTGGGAATTACCTGCTCTCCCTTATGGGGGTTGCGCTGATCAGTCTGGCTATTGGCCTTTCGCAACGGGTCACGTTGGCATGGCGGGGGGCTTTGGGGCTTCTGCTGCTTGCAACGGTTATGACCTTCCTGCGCGGCAACACTATTTTTGTGCCGTTTATGCTGGGCCTGTCCGCCCTGTTCATCGCCCCGTTCCGGAACTGCTATTACCGGCGGGCCAAGCTGTTGAGCGAACCGCTCTCTTTTTCCAATCTGTTGTGTCTGTTGCTGCTCTTTGGGTGCGTTATAGCGCTGGCGACACGCCATGCTGGCATGGGGAGCTGGTGGCAGCTTATGCTCTCGTCCCCCGCGCATGGGGCGGTGCGTTGGACGGTCGCATTGGCCGTGCTGTTGGCGCTGGTGGTGCTGGCGCGCCTTATGTGGCCAGCACGTATTCCCATCCAGATATGGACGGAAGATGAGGCCAAGCATTACGGAACCCTCGAACATGCCCTGCCGGACATAGCCAGCATGAAGCCTGAAGGCTTTGTGGAAGGTGAGGCGGGAGAGGCGGTTATCCCCTTTATCTGCCGGGATAATGTGCTGATCGGGTTGGGTGACCCCGCCGGTGAGGAAGATGACAGTATTTCTGCCATCTGGCGTTTGCGTGACCTGGCGTTGCAGCAGGGGCTTCGGCTGGCCTTCTGGCATGTGGGGGACAGCTTTGTCCGAATTTACAATGATATCGGGCTGAACGTGTGGCCATTGGAAGATGGCAGCAATGCTAACCTGTGCTATCCGCCGGGAGATATTGCTCTGGTTTCGCGTTTTGTAAAAACCTATAAGGACAGCCGGGACGTCACAAACGTTCCTCTTTGA
- the hemC gene encoding hydroxymethylbilane synthase, with product MDSAYPSSTVLSPALQEVAAEAAARQKKAGSHSGRHSLPLRVGTRGSPLALVQTRAFLTTLTRFCPILRDMNAFQEHQINTTGDQVQNRRLAEIGGKGLFAKEIHEALADRRIDFAVHSLKDLETTLPPGLVLACTLKREDARDALILGPRLEQSNPDDPYSALPQNALVGCASVRRQAQMLHVRPDLRFGLLRGNVQTRLDKLAARQCDATLLALAGLRRLGMAERASIVLSPTVMVPAAGQGIVGVTVREDDIELRELLAAIEDYEARAVATAERALLAELDGSCRTPIGGYAQMIPVVAGDAPKLHLTGLVAREDGSFLLKRSISGAPEDAARLGHELGCSLRKDSPADIFEENA from the coding sequence ATGGATTCAGCCTACCCTTCCTCAACCGTCCTTTCTCCCGCTTTGCAGGAGGTTGCGGCGGAAGCTGCTGCACGCCAGAAAAAGGCAGGCAGCCATTCGGGACGTCACTCCCTGCCTTTACGGGTAGGTACGCGTGGGTCACCGCTTGCGCTTGTTCAGACACGCGCATTCCTGACAACGCTGACACGCTTCTGCCCCATATTGCGGGATATGAACGCGTTTCAGGAACACCAGATCAACACCACAGGTGATCAGGTGCAGAACCGGCGTCTGGCGGAAATTGGCGGTAAGGGGCTGTTTGCCAAGGAAATTCATGAGGCACTGGCTGACCGGCGGATTGATTTTGCCGTGCATAGCCTCAAGGATCTGGAAACAACATTGCCGCCGGGGCTGGTGCTTGCCTGCACGCTCAAGCGGGAAGATGCGCGCGATGCCCTGATTCTCGGCCCCCGGTTGGAGCAGTCCAACCCGGACGACCCCTATTCGGCCCTTCCGCAGAATGCACTGGTCGGGTGCGCCTCTGTGCGTCGTCAGGCACAGATGCTCCATGTCCGACCGGACCTTCGGTTTGGCCTCCTGCGTGGCAACGTGCAGACCCGACTCGACAAACTGGCCGCCCGCCAGTGTGATGCCACACTGCTTGCGCTGGCTGGCCTGCGTCGGCTGGGTATGGCTGAGCGCGCCAGCATTGTTCTGTCTCCTACCGTTATGGTGCCAGCCGCAGGGCAGGGTATTGTCGGGGTGACAGTACGTGAGGACGATATTGAACTGCGCGAACTGCTGGCCGCGATAGAAGATTACGAAGCACGGGCTGTTGCTACTGCCGAACGCGCTCTGCTGGCAGAGCTGGATGGGTCATGCCGTACTCCCATAGGAGGGTATGCGCAGATGATTCCCGTTGTGGCGGGGGATGCCCCCAAACTGCACCTGACTGGCCTTGTAGCGCGGGAGGACGGCTCCTTCCTGCTCAAACGGAGCATCAGCGGTGCACCAGAGGATGCCGCACGGCTTGGGCACGAACTTGGGTGCAGTCTGCGTAAAGACAGCCCGGCCGATATATTTGAGGAAAACGCGTAA
- a CDS encoding 23S rRNA (adenine(2030)-N(6))-methyltransferase RlmJ, protein MNYRHIYHAGNFADCMKHTLLVTLLQHFLRKDSPFLVMDTHAGLGRYDLESPEAEKTGEYREGIGKLWSEAPDSPLSPWLELVRKAGGPRYYPGSPLLASLMLRPQDQLICCEKHPQDKRTLYRLFAGQTNVSVHERDAYEGLRALLPPKNARRGLVLIDPPFEEPGEFDRLAEALQTIRSRFATGMVAVWYPIKHRTPVRQFHTNVELAGHRNVLVAELLMRPPHNPDMLNGAGLLVIKPPYGFAEQAQLQLDRLKTALGAFEAIVSELVAE, encoded by the coding sequence ATGAACTACAGACACATCTACCACGCTGGCAATTTTGCCGACTGCATGAAGCACACCCTGCTCGTCACTCTCCTTCAGCATTTTTTGCGCAAGGACTCGCCTTTTCTGGTCATGGACACCCATGCGGGTCTTGGCCGATACGACCTTGAAAGCCCCGAAGCTGAAAAAACCGGCGAATACCGCGAGGGCATTGGAAAACTCTGGTCCGAAGCGCCAGACAGCCCACTGAGCCCATGGCTGGAACTGGTCCGCAAAGCGGGAGGCCCACGCTATTATCCCGGTTCGCCGTTGCTGGCATCGCTGATGCTGCGCCCACAGGACCAGTTGATCTGCTGCGAAAAACACCCGCAGGATAAACGTACCCTCTACCGCCTGTTTGCAGGCCAGACCAACGTGTCCGTGCACGAACGTGATGCGTATGAAGGCCTGCGTGCGCTCCTACCCCCCAAAAACGCCAGACGCGGCCTTGTGCTGATTGATCCACCGTTTGAAGAACCCGGCGAGTTTGACCGGCTGGCAGAGGCACTCCAGACCATTCGCTCCCGCTTTGCTACGGGGATGGTTGCCGTATGGTACCCCATCAAACACAGAACGCCGGTGCGCCAGTTCCATACCAACGTGGAACTGGCCGGGCACCGTAACGTACTGGTTGCTGAGCTCCTGATGCGCCCGCCCCATAACCCCGACATGCTGAATGGCGCGGGGCTTCTGGTGATCAAACCACCTTATGGGTTTGCCGAGCAGGCACAACTGCAACTGGACCGCTTGAAAACGGCGCTTGGTGCGTTTGAAGCCATTGTGAGCGAACTCGTAGCGGAATAA
- a CDS encoding uroporphyrinogen-III synthase produces MPLRGVIITRPEPGLSETASAVAQSGWVPVRAPALRIERCAVGHLPRHPAALLLTSGQAVGAAAEAVSLSVPVFAVGNRTAQKAQAAGFTTVWSARGDAQALALLVAGRCKSGQGPLLLFSGAGQGMDLANTLRAHGFKVVRRVAYRAEAVADFPATLRQALHARQIAAILFFSAQSAQNWLAGVPRGTLRAQVRSLRAVVISDAVAQAVREAGWLGPVDVATTPDAPAMLEALGAFTS; encoded by the coding sequence ATGCCGCTGCGTGGTGTTATTATCACCCGGCCCGAACCGGGATTGAGCGAGACGGCGTCTGCCGTTGCCCAGTCTGGGTGGGTGCCGGTTCGGGCCCCAGCTCTACGCATAGAGCGCTGTGCTGTAGGGCATTTGCCTAGGCACCCTGCCGCCTTGTTGTTGACCAGCGGGCAGGCTGTTGGCGCAGCGGCAGAGGCCGTCAGTTTGTCGGTGCCAGTTTTTGCCGTAGGGAACCGTACAGCCCAAAAAGCACAGGCCGCTGGTTTTACAACTGTATGGAGCGCTCGTGGTGATGCGCAGGCGTTAGCCCTGCTGGTGGCTGGGCGCTGTAAGTCGGGGCAGGGGCCGCTTCTGCTTTTTTCTGGTGCCGGTCAGGGAATGGATCTGGCGAATACCCTGCGGGCGCATGGTTTTAAAGTCGTGCGTAGGGTGGCATATCGGGCTGAGGCCGTGGCCGATTTTCCCGCAACGCTCAGGCAGGCACTACACGCCCGTCAGATTGCGGCCATTCTGTTTTTTTCTGCCCAGAGCGCGCAAAACTGGCTGGCTGGTGTGCCACGTGGAACACTGCGCGCGCAGGTACGGTCCTTGCGGGCTGTGGTTATATCCGATGCCGTAGCGCAGGCCGTCCGTGAGGCTGGCTGGCTGGGTCCTGTTGACGTTGCTACAACGCCAGATGCCCCGGCCATGCTGGAAGCTTTGGGGGCTTTTACCTCATAA
- a CDS encoding histidine phosphatase family protein, which produces MIILRHCESEFNRLYNLSGRDPAVTDPSLSAHGQDHAYALVEELSHKGISRILVSPFTRALQTAAPIARALGLTPQITPLVRERGMYSCDVGSPASVLAQDWPHLDFSHLPEQWWSPLPEPDHALSQRAEHFRQQMRREAQDGQTLVVSHWWFLLELSGQSLENGDWLPLSP; this is translated from the coding sequence ATGATCATACTGCGTCATTGCGAAAGTGAGTTCAACCGCCTGTATAACCTGAGCGGGCGGGACCCTGCTGTTACGGACCCATCGCTCTCCGCCCACGGGCAGGACCATGCTTATGCTTTGGTAGAGGAGCTGAGCCATAAGGGAATCAGCCGTATTCTGGTCTCCCCTTTTACGCGGGCCTTACAAACGGCGGCTCCCATAGCCCGCGCTCTGGGGCTGACACCGCAAATTACACCCCTTGTGCGTGAACGGGGCATGTACTCGTGCGATGTAGGTTCTCCTGCATCGGTTCTGGCGCAGGACTGGCCGCACCTCGATTTTTCGCATCTGCCTGAACAGTGGTGGTCTCCCCTGCCGGAGCCAGACCATGCCCTAAGCCAACGTGCAGAGCACTTTCGCCAGCAAATGCGGCGGGAAGCACAGGATGGTCAGACTCTGGTGGTCTCGCACTGGTGGTTCCTGCTCGAACTCAGTGGCCAAAGTCTGGAAAACGGGGACTGGCTTCCCCTTTCTCCGTAA